The Hymenobacter sp. GOD-10R genome includes a window with the following:
- a CDS encoding alpha/beta hydrolase codes for MLSLETQAQTPHTITSNVTVLTESFIIPQLGRERRVWLYLPNDYATSQRRYPVLYLQDGQNVFDEATSYAGEWGVDETLSQLQQNGQDPGCIVVAVDNDGKRRLDEYSPWRNEKLGGGEGDAYVEFLVKTLKPYLDTHYRTLPGREHTGIAGSSMGALISLYAALKHQDVFSKVGLFSPAFWFAQQPLFTFVRGTKIRQTMRFYFVAGAQEGPTMVPLMEAMRDSLRQLGAALKDINYQVSPDGKHSEWFWRREFPAAYQWLYAPKRHWWQPHLSGPAQK; via the coding sequence GTGCTAAGTCTCGAAACCCAGGCCCAAACGCCACACACCATAACCTCGAACGTAACGGTGCTCACCGAATCGTTCATCATTCCGCAGCTCGGTCGTGAGCGGCGCGTGTGGCTGTATCTGCCTAACGATTATGCCACGAGCCAGCGGCGCTACCCCGTGTTGTATTTGCAAGACGGCCAAAATGTGTTCGACGAAGCCACCTCCTACGCGGGCGAGTGGGGCGTCGATGAAACGCTGAGCCAACTTCAGCAAAATGGCCAAGACCCAGGCTGCATTGTGGTAGCGGTAGACAACGACGGCAAACGCCGCTTGGATGAATATTCGCCGTGGCGCAACGAAAAGCTAGGTGGTGGCGAAGGTGATGCTTACGTAGAGTTTCTGGTAAAAACCCTCAAGCCCTACCTCGACACGCATTACCGCACGTTGCCCGGGCGTGAGCACACGGGCATTGCGGGCTCCTCGATGGGCGCCCTGATTTCGCTGTACGCAGCCTTGAAACACCAAGATGTGTTCAGCAAAGTGGGCTTGTTTTCGCCAGCGTTTTGGTTTGCTCAACAGCCCTTGTTTACGTTTGTGCGCGGCACCAAGATTCGCCAGACGATGCGCTTTTACTTCGTGGCGGGCGCCCAGGAAGGCCCAACGATGGTGCCGCTCATGGAGGCCATGCGCGATTCGCTACGCCAGCTAGGGGCAGCGCTTAAAGACATCAACTACCAGGTGAGCCCCGATGGCAAGCACAGCGAGTGGTTTTGGCGCCGCGAGTTTCCGGCCGCGTACCAGTGGCTGTACGCGCCGAAGCGCCACTGGTGGCAACCACACCTCAGCGGACCGGCGCAAAAATAA
- a CDS encoding glycoside hydrolase family 31 protein, protein MHSAAYAQFPALQTLGNVQRAEPAGNTLRLTFANATGEVTAYSPSILRVRLSPKPLAQDFSYAVVAQPSAAALQVRDEGNTLTLTTDSVRLVIQKSPARFSFYAADGKLLNEDEPGLGTSWVGEEITAYKKLQPGERFLGLGEKTGPLDRRGQAYINQNTDNYGYGTNVDPLYSTIPFYIGLHNGLGYGIFFDNTYVSQFNFGASNDRFSSFGANGGEMNYYFIGRRKPAGIIQDYTYLTGRMPMPALWSLGYQQSRYTYYPDTEVRRIVQTFREKKIPLDVLYLDIHYMDAYKVFTWHPQRFPQPAKMLKDLKGMGVHTTVIVDPGVKTEKGYAPYEDALKKNLFVKYPDGTNYRGEVWPGWCNFPDFTLPAARQWWGEQFKGYVDAGLDGFWNDMNEMATWGNHLPSNILFNYEGHGATTNAARNVYGMQMARSTYEGTRKLMNGRRPLILTRAGYAGLQRYTAIWTGDNVSTDEHMLTGVRLVNSLGLSGMPNAGMDVGGFTATPPPTAELYTRWISLGTFTPFFRAHSAVDTKSAEPWSFGEANTETNRNYIQLRYNLLPFLYSAFYEATQDGMPVQRSLAINYPNDSLVYSPDFQNQYQFGQGLLVAPVSSTLAAAKVYLPAGRWYDFYNDQPAASGKASYVPTPLDRLPVYVRGGSIIPMQSPVQYTAQAPLDTLYLHIYKGDVPTSFVYYEDDGTTYAHEKGESFRRTITLNPTARSLELGKVEGGFKSKFKNVEVVFHGFDELRTVQAAGKSLAPTTRVFHLQKPASLTGETTRNPVVTVRNASETVRITW, encoded by the coding sequence ATGCATTCAGCCGCCTACGCACAATTTCCGGCCCTGCAAACCTTAGGGAATGTACAGCGTGCCGAACCCGCCGGTAATACCTTACGATTGACCTTTGCTAATGCGACAGGTGAGGTGACTGCCTACTCACCCTCCATTCTGCGGGTGCGCTTGAGCCCGAAGCCGCTAGCGCAAGATTTCTCCTATGCTGTCGTGGCGCAACCTAGCGCTGCTGCCCTGCAAGTGCGGGACGAAGGCAATACCCTAACACTCACCACCGATTCGGTGCGGCTGGTGATTCAAAAAAGCCCAGCTCGCTTCAGCTTTTACGCCGCCGATGGCAAGCTGCTGAACGAAGACGAGCCCGGCCTAGGTACGTCTTGGGTTGGCGAGGAAATCACGGCGTACAAAAAGCTGCAACCCGGCGAGCGGTTCTTGGGGCTAGGGGAGAAGACCGGTCCGCTCGACCGCCGCGGCCAAGCCTACATCAACCAGAACACCGATAACTATGGCTACGGTACCAACGTCGACCCGCTGTACTCCACCATTCCATTCTATATCGGTCTGCACAATGGGCTAGGTTACGGTATCTTCTTCGACAATACCTACGTCAGCCAGTTCAACTTTGGGGCCTCCAACGACCGGTTTTCGTCGTTTGGGGCCAACGGTGGCGAGATGAACTACTACTTCATTGGTCGTCGGAAGCCAGCCGGGATTATCCAGGATTATACCTACCTGACGGGGCGCATGCCGATGCCGGCGCTTTGGAGCCTAGGGTATCAGCAGAGCCGCTACACGTACTACCCCGACACCGAAGTGCGGCGCATCGTGCAGACCTTCCGCGAGAAGAAGATTCCGCTGGATGTGCTTTACCTCGACATCCACTACATGGATGCTTATAAGGTGTTTACCTGGCACCCGCAGCGCTTTCCGCAACCGGCTAAGATGCTGAAAGACCTGAAAGGCATGGGCGTGCACACCACTGTCATTGTGGACCCGGGCGTGAAGACCGAGAAAGGCTACGCGCCCTACGAAGACGCGCTGAAGAAAAACTTGTTCGTGAAGTATCCCGATGGTACCAACTACCGCGGCGAGGTGTGGCCTGGCTGGTGCAACTTCCCCGATTTCACGCTGCCCGCGGCTAGGCAGTGGTGGGGCGAGCAGTTCAAAGGCTACGTAGATGCCGGGCTAGATGGCTTCTGGAACGACATGAACGAAATGGCAACGTGGGGCAACCACTTGCCTAGCAATATCTTGTTTAACTACGAAGGCCACGGTGCTACCACCAACGCTGCCCGCAATGTGTACGGCATGCAGATGGCGCGCAGCACCTACGAAGGCACGCGCAAACTCATGAACGGCCGGCGGCCGCTCATCCTCACGCGTGCGGGCTACGCGGGCCTGCAGCGCTACACCGCCATCTGGACCGGCGACAATGTGAGCACTGATGAGCACATGCTTACCGGCGTGCGGCTAGTCAACAGCCTAGGGTTGAGCGGGATGCCGAATGCGGGTATGGACGTGGGCGGCTTCACGGCGACGCCACCGCCTACCGCCGAGCTGTACACCCGCTGGATTTCGCTGGGCACCTTCACGCCTTTCTTCCGCGCCCACTCGGCCGTCGATACCAAGTCGGCGGAGCCTTGGAGCTTTGGAGAGGCTAACACGGAAACCAACCGCAACTACATTCAGCTGCGCTACAACCTGTTGCCTTTCCTCTACTCCGCGTTCTACGAAGCCACCCAGGATGGCATGCCGGTGCAGCGCTCCTTGGCCATCAATTATCCCAACGACTCGCTGGTATATAGCCCCGATTTTCAGAACCAGTACCAGTTCGGGCAGGGCTTGCTGGTGGCGCCGGTGAGCAGCACCCTAGCGGCGGCCAAAGTGTATCTGCCCGCGGGCCGCTGGTACGATTTCTACAACGACCAACCCGCCGCGAGCGGCAAAGCTAGCTACGTGCCCACGCCCCTCGACCGGCTGCCCGTGTATGTGCGCGGTGGTAGTATTATTCCGATGCAAAGCCCCGTGCAGTACACCGCGCAAGCTCCACTGGATACGCTTTATTTGCATATCTATAAGGGTGATGTACCGACGAGCTTTGTATATTACGAAGATGATGGAACCACGTATGCCCACGAAAAAGGGGAATCTTTCCGGCGCACCATTACGTTGAATCCCACTGCGCGCTCCTTGGAATTGGGGAAAGTGGAAGGTGGATTTAAGTCGAAATTCAAAAACGTGGAAGTCGTTTTCCACGGATTTGATGAGTTGCGCACAGTGCAGGCGGCCGGCAAGAGCCTAGCCCCAACCACGCGCGTATTTCACTTGCAGAAACCAGCTAGCCTCACCGGCGAAACTACCCGCAACCCAGTTGTAACAGTACGCAATGCATCGGAAACGGTGCGAATCACATGGTAA
- a CDS encoding RNA polymerase sigma factor, with protein sequence MPAAHRTLYAAWSDDALVQALSKGDAKAFEEIYTRYWYPLFEVAHRKLNSREAAEELVQELFTALWHKREVHTISKLKPYLHSAIKYQIIDAIKSKITHAGYLAYTRPHLSDLDSTTEEVVAVADLSLALVASVQHLPEHTQQVFRLSRFEHQSVPEIAVRLNLSQKTVEYHLTRAMKMLRVKLKDFLPLVLFTFINHF encoded by the coding sequence ATGCCCGCTGCTCATCGTACGCTTTACGCCGCTTGGAGCGACGACGCGCTAGTACAAGCGCTCAGTAAGGGAGATGCTAAGGCATTTGAGGAAATCTATACACGCTACTGGTATCCGCTCTTCGAAGTCGCGCATCGTAAGCTCAATTCCCGCGAAGCTGCCGAAGAGCTTGTGCAGGAATTATTTACCGCTCTCTGGCACAAACGGGAGGTGCACACCATCAGTAAGCTGAAGCCCTATCTGCATTCAGCCATCAAGTACCAGATCATTGACGCTATCAAGTCAAAGATTACGCACGCGGGCTACCTTGCTTACACGCGCCCACATTTATCGGACCTAGACTCTACAACGGAAGAGGTAGTTGCGGTGGCTGACCTGTCGTTGGCGTTGGTTGCTAGCGTGCAACACCTGCCGGAGCACACGCAACAGGTCTTCCGCCTGAGCCGGTTTGAGCACCAGTCAGTTCCTGAAATTGCTGTACGGCTCAACTTATCGCAGAAAACCGTGGAGTATCACCTAACGCGGGCTATGAAAATGCTGCGGGTGAAGCTGAAAGACTTTCTCCCCTTGGTGCTTTTCACTTTTATCAACCATTTCTAG
- a CDS encoding FecR family protein: protein MNPAQLQDLLRRYQQGDCTSEERQVVETWYEELGTQEKPQLPEEERQFLQADLWKRIAHETVLVDTPLTTSQPNSWWRTAPVRWAAAALLAVGLGTVGLQLTQNPIVAPQQPAITAIATTPAWSPDELLVYTNSTKQPATFRLPDGSMVFLSPNSRLQYPQQFTGPSRQVYLTGEASFDVQHDAAHPFRVYTDKLVTTVLGTLFTVRSYANQPQVLVKVRRGKVRVTPRLPDSKHPEVLSPTLASLVVRPNQQAVYSAKAQELTKELVAQPVMLVNQPFAFDDRPVSEVLAALEKAYGVDIVYDENKLANCTVSLVLKDESLFNKLAILCKTLGASYELLDTQIVVHSQGCKS, encoded by the coding sequence ATGAACCCAGCACAACTACAAGATCTTTTGCGGCGTTACCAGCAAGGCGACTGCACGTCCGAAGAGCGACAGGTAGTCGAAACCTGGTACGAGGAGCTAGGTACCCAAGAGAAACCTCAACTTCCGGAAGAGGAACGGCAGTTTTTACAAGCAGACCTCTGGAAGCGTATCGCTCACGAAACGGTATTAGTAGATACCCCTCTTACTACGAGTCAACCGAATAGCTGGTGGCGAACTGCTCCCGTCCGGTGGGCCGCTGCTGCCCTGTTAGCTGTAGGGCTTGGTACTGTAGGTCTTCAGCTAACACAGAACCCCATAGTCGCGCCCCAACAGCCCGCCATAACGGCTATTGCAACGACCCCAGCCTGGTCACCGGATGAGTTACTGGTTTACACCAATTCTACCAAGCAGCCCGCTACCTTTCGCTTGCCCGATGGGAGCATGGTGTTTTTATCGCCGAACAGCCGCTTGCAGTACCCGCAACAATTCACTGGCCCCAGTCGGCAGGTATATCTGACGGGCGAAGCGTCGTTTGATGTACAGCACGACGCTGCTCACCCATTCCGGGTGTATACGGATAAGCTGGTCACGACCGTCCTAGGTACTCTTTTCACCGTACGTTCTTACGCCAATCAGCCCCAGGTACTAGTAAAAGTGCGCCGCGGGAAAGTGCGCGTTACCCCTCGCCTGCCGGATTCGAAGCACCCAGAAGTACTATCGCCGACGCTCGCCAGCCTGGTCGTACGGCCGAATCAGCAGGCCGTTTATTCCGCCAAGGCCCAAGAGCTAACAAAGGAACTGGTAGCTCAACCAGTAATGTTGGTAAATCAACCTTTTGCCTTCGATGACCGCCCCGTTTCAGAAGTTTTGGCAGCATTGGAAAAAGCATACGGCGTTGACATCGTGTATGACGAAAACAAGCTAGCCAACTGCACGGTAAGTCTTGTGCTCAAAGATGAGTCGTTGTTCAACAAGCTAGCTATTCTCTGCAAAACGCTAGGTGCTTCTTACGAGCTTTTGGATACCCAGATAGTTGTCCATAGTCAAGGCTGCAAAAGCTAG
- a CDS encoding anthranilate synthase component I family protein, with the protein MKYALKTRHVRLLADTVTPVGLYLRLRDQYSNCLLLESSDYHGQQNAFSYLAFDPLARFEVSRGELRQTFPDGTSTAETLAQPRLALDRLREFAASFDTEPTEFDFITGGLFGYIGYEGVQYFEDLTLNREKEAAGQIPDIIYGTYRYVIALNHFRNELYVFEHTPVEEPTDHDGLTRLVNLIRNPSIPEFGFAPVGEESTNQTDEEFLKVLAAGQDHCRRGDVFQIVLSRRFQQGFVGDEFNVYRALRSINPSPYLFYFDYDNFKIFGSSPETQLLIKGREASLFPIAGTFRRTGRDAEDAALAQKLAADPKENAEHVMLVDLARNDLARHGDKVKVKVFREIQFYSHVIHLVSEVNATLAPDAASLQVVADTFPAGTLSGAPKHRAMQLIDGLEPTGRGYYGGCLGHLGFNGDFNHAIMIRSFLSTGNQLYYQAGAGVVAASDINSELNEVHHKLAALRKALLAAATVGEKITVA; encoded by the coding sequence ATGAAATACGCACTCAAAACTCGCCACGTCCGTCTGCTTGCTGATACCGTGACGCCGGTAGGTCTTTACCTGCGCTTGCGCGACCAGTATTCCAACTGCCTGTTGCTGGAAAGCTCTGACTACCACGGCCAGCAGAACGCCTTCAGCTACCTAGCTTTCGACCCGCTGGCGCGCTTCGAGGTGAGCCGCGGCGAGTTGCGCCAGACCTTCCCCGATGGTACTAGCACTGCCGAGACCCTCGCGCAGCCGCGCTTGGCGCTGGATCGGCTGCGGGAGTTTGCCGCAAGCTTCGACACCGAGCCTACGGAGTTCGATTTCATTACGGGTGGGCTGTTTGGCTACATTGGCTACGAAGGGGTGCAATACTTCGAAGACCTCACGCTGAACCGGGAGAAGGAAGCGGCCGGCCAGATTCCGGACATTATCTATGGCACGTACCGCTACGTTATTGCCCTGAACCACTTCCGCAACGAGCTGTACGTGTTTGAGCACACACCAGTGGAGGAGCCCACGGACCACGACGGCCTGACGCGTTTGGTGAATTTGATTCGCAATCCGAGCATCCCGGAGTTTGGCTTTGCGCCGGTAGGGGAGGAAAGCACCAACCAGACCGACGAAGAGTTTCTGAAGGTGCTGGCTGCCGGCCAGGACCACTGCCGCCGGGGCGACGTATTCCAGATTGTGCTGTCGCGCCGCTTTCAGCAAGGGTTTGTGGGTGATGAGTTCAATGTGTACCGGGCGCTGCGCTCCATTAATCCGTCGCCGTACCTATTCTACTTCGACTACGATAACTTCAAGATTTTCGGCTCCTCGCCCGAAACGCAACTGCTCATCAAAGGGCGCGAAGCTAGTCTGTTCCCCATCGCTGGCACCTTCCGCCGCACTGGCCGCGACGCCGAAGACGCGGCCCTCGCCCAAAAGCTAGCTGCTGACCCCAAGGAAAACGCCGAGCACGTGATGCTCGTGGACCTCGCCCGCAACGACCTCGCCCGCCACGGTGATAAGGTGAAAGTGAAGGTGTTCCGCGAAATCCAGTTCTACTCGCATGTGATTCATCTGGTAAGCGAAGTAAATGCTACGCTGGCGCCCGATGCGGCTTCCCTGCAAGTGGTGGCCGATACCTTTCCTGCTGGCACGCTCTCTGGCGCCCCCAAGCACCGCGCCATGCAGCTCATCGACGGCCTGGAGCCCACCGGCCGCGGCTACTACGGTGGCTGCCTCGGGCACCTAGGTTTCAATGGCGACTTCAACCACGCCATCATGATTCGTTCCTTCCTGAGCACCGGCAACCAACTGTATTATCAAGCTGGTGCCGGCGTAGTGGCCGCTTCGGATATCAACTCGGAGCTCAACGAAGTGCACCACAAGCTAGCCGCGCTGCGCAAAGCCCTGCTGGCCGCCGCGACAGTGGGCGAGAAGATAACGGTAGCATAG
- a CDS encoding aminodeoxychorismate/anthranilate synthase component II: MKILVLDNYDSFTYNLVQLLRELGYGDSTDVVRNDKIDLDKVDEYDAILLSPGPGVPSEAGLMPEVIRRYAPTKRMLGVCLGHQGIAESFGGQLYNLPAVLHGIATDADIITGEDRLFQGLPTQFKVGRYHSWVVTPDTMPEELEITARDANGQVLALRHRKYDVRGVQFHPESILTEHGHQMLKNWLEGKD; the protein is encoded by the coding sequence ATGAAAATCCTCGTTCTCGATAACTACGACTCTTTCACCTACAACCTCGTGCAGCTGTTGCGCGAGCTAGGCTACGGCGACAGCACCGACGTGGTACGCAACGACAAAATCGACCTCGATAAAGTAGATGAGTACGACGCTATCCTGCTCTCGCCGGGGCCGGGTGTGCCATCGGAAGCGGGGCTGATGCCGGAAGTAATTCGCCGCTACGCACCGACCAAGCGCATGCTAGGGGTGTGCCTAGGTCACCAAGGCATTGCGGAAAGCTTTGGAGGCCAGCTGTATAACCTGCCAGCGGTGCTGCACGGTATTGCCACGGATGCCGACATCATCACCGGCGAAGATCGGCTGTTCCAGGGTTTGCCAACGCAGTTCAAGGTTGGCCGCTACCATTCGTGGGTGGTGACGCCCGACACTATGCCCGAGGAACTGGAAATAACCGCCCGCGACGCCAACGGCCAAGTGCTCGCCCTGCGTCACCGCAAGTACGACGTGCGCGGCGTGCAGTTCCACCCTGAATCCATCTTGACGGAACACGGCCACCAAATGCTGAAAAACTGGTTGGAAGGGAAAGATTAG
- the trpD gene encoding anthranilate phosphoribosyltransferase, translating to MKQILATLFDQQTLTRDEAREAMFRIGNGGANAAETAAFISVYLMRPITVPELAGFRDALLDLCRDPELGTHEVVDIVGTGGDGKNTINISTLACFVVAGAGYKVAKHGNIGVSSVTGSANILAHFGYDFEAPSGKLREQLDRANICFLHAAAFHPAMRFAAPIRRELGVRTFFNILGPLVNPAKPNAQLAGVFNVELLRLYNYLFQQTGTRYAIVHALDGYDEISLTGAAKLATSAGERVVTAETLGLTTHAPSDLAGGSTVAESAKLFLDVLESRGTVAQRDVVTVNAALALQCSNPAFTFEEALAAARESLDSGRARESFRQLMNV from the coding sequence TTGAAACAGATCTTAGCCACCCTTTTTGATCAGCAAACCCTCACCCGCGATGAGGCCCGTGAGGCCATGTTTCGGATAGGCAACGGCGGCGCCAACGCGGCCGAAACCGCTGCCTTTATCTCGGTGTACCTGATGCGCCCCATCACAGTGCCCGAACTAGCGGGCTTCCGCGACGCGCTGCTCGACCTGTGCCGCGACCCGGAGCTCGGCACCCACGAAGTGGTGGATATTGTGGGCACCGGCGGCGACGGCAAGAACACCATCAACATATCAACCCTTGCTTGCTTTGTGGTGGCGGGTGCTGGTTACAAGGTGGCAAAGCATGGCAACATCGGGGTATCGTCGGTGACGGGCTCGGCAAATATCCTGGCTCATTTCGGCTACGACTTTGAAGCGCCTTCTGGTAAGTTGCGCGAGCAGCTTGATCGGGCGAACATCTGTTTTCTGCACGCGGCGGCATTTCACCCGGCCATGCGTTTTGCGGCGCCCATTCGACGGGAGCTAGGTGTGCGTACGTTTTTCAACATCCTAGGTCCGCTGGTAAACCCGGCCAAGCCGAATGCCCAGCTTGCTGGCGTGTTCAACGTAGAGCTGCTGCGCCTCTACAACTATCTTTTCCAGCAAACCGGTACGCGCTACGCCATCGTTCATGCTTTAGATGGTTACGACGAAATATCCCTGACTGGCGCGGCCAAGCTCGCTACATCCGCCGGCGAGCGGGTCGTGACGGCCGAAACGCTCGGACTAACCACGCACGCGCCTTCCGACCTAGCCGGTGGCAGCACGGTAGCCGAATCGGCCAAGCTGTTCCTGGATGTATTGGAAAGCCGCGGCACCGTAGCTCAGCGCGACGTAGTCACTGTCAACGCTGCCCTCGCTTTGCAGTGCTCCAACCCCGCTTTCACGTTTGAAGAGGCCTTGGCCGCCGCTCGTGAATCGTTGGACAGCGGCCGGGCGCGCGAGTCGTTCCGCCAATTGATGAACGTCTAA